The following coding sequences lie in one Haematobia irritans isolate KBUSLIRL chromosome 3, ASM5000362v1, whole genome shotgun sequence genomic window:
- the LOC142231725 gene encoding BTB/POZ domain-containing protein 7 produces MGASASSGSYPSVMTSSQQSGHSSGISGLPPGTSTSSSLLLPTTGGNSLLSVSVGNSSAGGGGGPHFREHRRKRVTGFATLKRKFIRRRRSSKACDHARVLRDFVSDWTPLELAALCEEYESLSALRDLSMQAELARPPATTYKQDLAALFETKTCTDCDLVFRGAIFPVHRCILSSRCTYFRDLLAGCPGFGARICLELPASPIDVQMFASLLRYLYTGDLCPHDSSIDIGLLRQLGDDFGTPNPLEHDLRYLLETGDYADAALVFTSENCGSGGGMLGGVPSGVGGLSTSLGASGVLGGNDVFNRPDSGNSEYGFRPKLELPCHKAILSARSPFFRNLIARRTRNMDAEYAERALHVPTRIVLDETVIPKRYARVLLHAIYLDTVDLTLILRGANSGTTAAGSLGEVHALTAGRTRPTPLEEAMELYQIGRFLELDILAQGCEDLILEWLTLDTLPTVLKWGSQPHGSAWVFRQACQYLREEFSAVISSPVLHQLDKSQLIHVLQSNFLQASELEVLQAVLKWGEQELIRRMEDREPNILSHTAHSVTRKGVKKRDLSDVELREILSDLLPLVRMDHVLPPNSEVLAQAIRRGLVSTPPSHMIGDERENLRVNAWIRGGKNQGLFVRPRLFMPYFEEIKALLEDRMTSSHHQAELMRMRRSRQMPDIPDTLYMVSRMNAASNSGVGNSGVGTGTDTVDILAAAAAIPPPDTQTLAAMLKREHKLRQSQLCQRAFHLPLSSKHEIDRQIRLRVVREFNLPDAVSDLLETSLLGNPRSAMPEEVQNMADSTTTVQSIDDCCLLEDDDQSPPPSPAAASSGSVPRHTSAMGASYLSTSSTATSCSGAVGGAGDALPSCYTRNLTFPRQHAAGLLGLGMGSGLPPNFARLSASAHHRNDLPALITEGDFRGFAHGSAIGLDMGGAEGGAMGCSDGAANGHLSDMMPDVAMATASLGQLHLANASSSASSTNDMPESLQLDLGDGSSHMMGPAPGAAAGPMGGLRGLQHQLPPSNYHHFMQRSNSPFDVLRQGQHSPAPAPQQHPPPGTYNTGPPRFL; encoded by the exons atgggTGCAAGTGCATCTTCTGGTAGTTATCCCTCTGTAATGACCTCTTCACAACAGAGTGGTCATTCATCGGGGATTAGTGGACTGCCACCTGGTACAAGCACTAGTTCAAGTTTACTGTTGCCCACCACCGGAGGCAATTCTCTTTTGTCCGTCTCTGTGGGCAATAGTAGTGCTGGTGGCGGTGGAGGTCCACACTTTCGGGAACATCGACGAAAACGTGTCACTGGGTTTGCCACATTGAAACGCAAATTTATAAGACGGCGGCGATCTTCAAAAGCCTGTGATCATGCCAGAGTTTTAAGGGATTTTGTATCGGACTGGACACCATTAGAGTTGGCAGCATTATGTGAAGAGTATGAATCATTGTCAGCTCTGCGGGACTTATCG ATGCAAGCTGAACTGGCCCGTCCACCTGCTACCACATACAAACAAGATCTTGCAGCTCTTTTTGAAACGAAGACTTGTACAGACTGTGATCTCGTCTTCCGTGGCGCCATATTTCCAGTGCATCGTTGTATACTATCGTCACGTTGTACATATTTCCGAGACCTATTAGCCGGTTGCCCCGGTTTTGGTGCTCGCATTTGTCTCGAGTTACCCGCCTCGCCTATAGATGTTCAAATGTTCGCCTCACTGCTGCGCTATCTCTATACGGGAGACCTTTGTCCACATGACTCTAGTATCGATATAGGTCTATTGCGACAACTGGGCGATGATTTTGGTACACCAAATCCACTGGAACATGATTTGCGGTATTTATTGGAGACTGGTGATTATGCAGATGCCGCCTTAGTGTTCACTTCAGAGAATTGCGGTAGTGGTGGAGGTATGTTGGGAGGTGTCCCAAGTGGGGTTGGTGGCCTCAGTACATCACTTGGTGCTTCCGGAGTATTGGGTGGTAATGATGTCTTCAATCGTCCCGATTCGGGTAATTCCGAATACGGCTTTCGCCCTAAGCTTGAATTGCCTTGCCACAAGGCGATACTAAGTGCCAGATCGCCCTTTTTTCGTAATCTCATAGCTAGGCGAACACGTAACATGGATGCCGAATATGCCGAACGGGCATTACACGTCCCCACACGTATTGTACTGGATGAGACCGTGATACCAAAACGTTATGCTCGTGTTCTTTTACATGCCATTTATTTGGATACTGTAGACttaacattaattttaagaGGTGCCAATTCTGGTACTACAGCGGCTGGTTCGCTGGGCGAAGTACATGCACTGACGGCTGGCCGTACAAGGCCAACACCTTTGGAAGAGGCCATGGAGTTGTATCAAATTGGTCGATTCCTAGAACTAGACATATTGGCTCAAGGCTGCGAAGATCTCATATTGGAATGGTTAACCCTGGATACATTACCAACGGTGCTTAAATGGGGTAGCCAG CCCCATGGTTCAGCGTGGGTCTTCCGCCAAGCTTGCCAATATCTACGTGAGGAATTCTCAGCAGTCATTTCATCACCCGTACTCCATCAGCTCGACAAATCACAACTCATACATGTTTTACAATCGAATTTTTTGCAAGCTTCTGAATTGGAAGTTCTCCAAGCCGTACTAAAATGGGGCGAACAAGAGCTTATACGACGAATGGAAGATCGTGAACCCAATATACTCTCACACACTGCCCATTCTGTAACACGCAAAGGTGTTAAAAAACGTGACTTAAGTGATGTTGAACTAAGGGAGATTTTGTCGGACCTTCTACCTTTAGTGCGTATGGACCATGTTCTGCCTCCAAATAGTGAGGTTCTTGCCCAAGCTATACGCCGGGGATTGGTGAGCACTCCACCCTCACATATGATCGGCGATGAGAGGGAAAACCTTAGGGTTAATGCCTGGATCAGAGGTGGCAAAAATCAAGGTCTCTTTGTGAGACCTCGTCTATTTATGCCCTACTTTGAGGAAATAAAAGCTTTGCTGGAAGACCGTATGACCTCATCACATCATCAAGCCGAACTGATGAGAATGCGCCGATCTCGACAAATGCCTGATATACCAGACACTTTATACATGGTTTCTCGTATGAATGCTGCCTCAAATAGCGGTGTGGGAAATTCAGGCGTGGGGACAGGTACCGATACTGTAGATATCCTGGCAGCTGCCGCAGCTATACCACCACCAGATACTCAAACATTGGCTGCCATGTTGAAAAGAGAGCACAAGTTGCGGCAATCCCAATTATGTCAAAGGGCCTTCCATTTGCCTCTGTCGTCAAAACACGAAATCGACCGGCAAATACGCTTGCGGGTAGTAAGGGAGTTCAACTTACCCGATGCTGTTTCCGATTTACTGGAGACTTCCTTACTAGGCAATCCACGTAGTGCTATGCCAGAAGAAGTACAAAATATGGCTGATTCCACAACAACAGTGCAGTCGATTGATGATTGTTGTCTGCTCGAGGACGATGATCAAAGTCCTCCTCCATCACCGGCGGCGGCATCCTCAGGTTCTGTGCCTAGGCATACCTCAGCCATGGGAGCTAGTTATCTTTCCACCTCATCGACGGCGACATCATGCAGTGGTGCTGTAGGTGGTGCTGGAGATGCTTTACCTTCTTGTTATACAAGAAATTTAACATTCCCCCGACAGCATGCAGCTGGCTTACTGGGATTAGGCATGGGTTCTGGTCTaccaccaaattttgcacgtctTTCAGCGTCAGCCCATCATCGCAATGATCTTCCTGCTTTAATAACCGAAGGTGATTTTCGAGGTTTTGCACATGGAAGTGCCATTGGTTTGGATATGGGTGGAGCAGAAGGTGGTGCCATGGGCTGCTCTGATGGTGCTGCCAACGGCCACCTTTCGGATATGATGCCTGATGTGGCTATGGCAACAGCTTCTTTAGGTCAACTACACTTGGCTAATGCAAGCAGTTCAGCGAGTAGCACAAATGATATGCCCGAATCCTTACAACTGGATTTGGGAGATGGATCAAGTCATATGATGGGACCAGCACCGGGAGCAGCGGCGGGACCAATGGGAGGTCTGCGAGGATTGCAG cATCAATTGCCTCCTAGCAACTATCATCATTTTATGCAACGTTCAAATTCACCATTTGATGTGTTACGACAAGGCCAACATTCACCAGCACCTGCGCCACAACAGCACCCTCCACCCGGGACGTACAATACAGGTCCACCACGTTTCTTATAG